The proteins below come from a single Phycisphaerae bacterium genomic window:
- a CDS encoding radical SAM protein has protein sequence MTMELPMPPPLRLVFWETTAGCNLECIHCRRLDVSKELMRNDLNTEEGRRLIDQIAAVGRPVLVLSGGEPLMRPDIFDLAAHARNAGLLVALATNGTMIDAPLAERIAETGFDRVSVSLDGSNAATHDHFRGQMGSFGRSVQALEHLRTAGVATQINCTIARHNQHQLGEILELGKRTNAVAVHYFLLVPVGCGEQIAQSQMLSTTEVEKRLLEIYHLEQGTSLQIKATCAPHYYRIIRQQGKIARRASAPRHADQTTSGDAAGYAQTRDHPANHPHGQLHSITKGCLAGTAVCFVSHQGQVFPCGYLPVACGDIRHQNFGDIWRESTVFSDLRNPSKLTGKCGACEFKTICGGCRARAFYQYGDLLAEEPYCEYPPRPQPP, from the coding sequence CAAGGAACTCATGCGCAACGACCTGAACACCGAGGAGGGCCGGCGACTCATCGACCAGATCGCCGCGGTCGGACGTCCCGTCCTGGTCCTCTCGGGCGGCGAGCCGCTGATGAGGCCGGACATCTTCGACTTGGCCGCCCATGCTAGAAACGCCGGACTGCTGGTCGCTCTGGCCACTAACGGCACGATGATCGACGCCCCCCTCGCCGAACGCATCGCCGAGACCGGCTTCGATCGAGTCAGTGTCTCCCTGGATGGTTCGAACGCGGCCACCCATGACCATTTCCGCGGACAGATGGGCTCGTTTGGCCGCTCCGTGCAGGCCCTCGAGCACCTGCGAACCGCAGGCGTCGCCACGCAGATCAACTGCACTATCGCTCGGCACAACCAACACCAGCTCGGCGAGATCCTCGAACTGGGGAAGCGAACAAACGCGGTGGCCGTGCACTACTTCCTGCTCGTCCCGGTGGGCTGCGGTGAACAGATCGCCCAGAGCCAAATGCTCAGCACGACCGAGGTCGAGAAGCGACTGCTCGAAATCTACCATCTGGAGCAAGGCACATCCCTCCAGATCAAGGCCACTTGCGCCCCCCACTACTACCGAATCATCCGGCAGCAGGGCAAGATCGCACGCCGGGCCTCTGCCCCCCGGCACGCCGACCAGACCACGTCAGGAGATGCAGCGGGATACGCCCAAACCCGGGACCATCCCGCCAACCATCCGCACGGCCAGCTCCACAGCATCACCAAGGGCTGCCTGGCGGGCACGGCCGTCTGCTTCGTCTCTCATCAAGGACAGGTCTTCCCTTGCGGCTATCTGCCCGTGGCCTGTGGCGACATCCGACACCAGAACTTCGGGGACATCTGGCGCGAGAGTACCGTCTTCAGCGACCTCCGCAACCCGAGCAAGCTGACCGGTAAGTGCGGGGCGTGCGAGTTCAAGACCATCTGCGGCGGATGCCGGGCCCGGGCATTCTACCAGTACGGCGACCTTCTGGCCGAGGAGCCGTACTGCGAGTACCCGCCGCGGCCCCAGCCACCATAA